The Syntrophales bacterium DNA segment TTCCGGCTCTGCCGCAAGGAGCTCCCGCAGGGAAACCACGCCGAGGATATGCTCTTGCTCGTCCACAACGTAACTATAGTAAATAAGATCGAGATCGTCGGCGTCAGCGCGAATGGCTTGCAGAGCCTCCGCGACGGTACAGTTCGGGGAAAAGCTGGGATATGCTGTGGTCATCAACCCACCGGCCTTCTCTTCCGGATGGGCGAGAAGTTCCTTCATGTCATCGGCCGCATCCTTTTCCATTTCATTCAGAATGCCTTCGACCTTTTCCGGCGAAAGATCGCCAAGGAGATCGGCTGCCTCAGAAAGAGACATCTCCTCAATAATATCGGATGCATCTTCGGTGGAAAGACCTTCAATCAGACTAACCTGCACCTTAGGATCAGTCTCCTCGAGCGTTTCCGCCGCTGTTTCGACGTCCAGCGCGTTAAAGACGGCTTTGCGCTGATGGATATCAAGGTCCTCAATGATATCAGCGAGATCTGCTGGGTGCAGTTGGCCAAGACGATTCTGGGCGATCGTCAATTGCAACAGATCCGGAGAGGAGATCATCTGCACAAATTTCCAAGAAATGAGCTGATCGGACATCTCATAATCAAAAAGGGCCCGGAGGACAAAACCGAACAGAGGTTTAAGGCCAACACGTCGTAAAAGTCCATGAAAACCAACATCTACATGAACAAGGTATAGCTCGTTATTCGCTATCAGAAACTGCAGGTCGTTAACGCGCCTGATTTTCGCCCCATCGGTGTCAACCACCTGCTTATCCAGAAGCGCCTCTTTGAGCATCAGTTCGCTGGCAGCAAGTTCCTTATCCGGAGGTAAATCATCGTCTGCAAAGCTTGCCGTAAAATGACCATCCGTAAAATAAAAGCCCTGACTCGAAAATAAACGGATTTTCCTGTTCTTTTCCAGACGCAGCCTCGCACCCGTAACATGAGGATACGTTTCGTCAATATTCACGATCAGGTCAAGGAGCCTGCCGACAGAATTTCCCCTCGGATCAATTATCTTTTTCCCAAGCAATTCGCTGAAAAATATAAAGAGTTCCGAATTCTGCTGATTAGGGATCATGTTTGCCATGATTATAGGCGCCTCCAAATTCCGACCGCGTATAGCATTTATTCCAATATTCAAGCAATCTTTTTCAACGCTGCTTTTATTTCTGAATACGCTTTTGACGTCCGTAATCCCAAGTTAAGAAAAAACATTTTTTCTTGCATAATTATCTAATATATGTTCAGAAACTCCCAAATTAACACTCCAAAAGCTATTGAAAACTACAAATGAATGGAGGGAGGGAATTATTATGAGAATTAAGATTGTTGCGGTGGCGGCCCTTTTAGGCGCAGTCTCAGCTTCCACAGCCTTCGCCGAGGTTGACCACGCCCAGTTTGTCGAAGGCGCCGCTTTTAAAAACGGCCAGGAGGTTACCGCAAAATGCCTGGAGTGCCACGACAAGGAAGCCGCTGATTTAATGAAGACAACGCACTGGAAATGGTCTAAAGAACAGAATGTAAACGGAAAGAAGATGGAGTTAGGCAAGAAGAACGTCATCAACAACTTTTGCTTAGCCGTTCCCGGCAACTGGCCCAGTTGCACCATTTGTCATGCCGGCTACGACTGGAAGGATGGCAGCTACGACTTTTCCAAGGCCGAAAATGTCGATTGTCTCGCCTGCCACGACACAACCGGCACCTACAAAAAGGTGTCTCCCGCCGTTCAGCCGGATCCGAAGCTCGATTTGGCAAAGCTCGCCCAGAAAGTAGGGGCAACTTCGCGAAAATCGTGCGGCTCCTGCCACTTCTACGGGGGCGGCGGCGATCATGTTAAACACGGCGATCTGGACTCCTCCCTGACCAATCCGACCGGGGATATTGATGTGCACATGGGCGGCCAGGCAAAGATGGAATGCACCGGATGTCACTCGGCCGAGAAGCACGCAATAAAGGGACAATCCCTGACGGTTGCCGATAGCAACGCTGAGCGCATCGCCTGCACCGATTGTCATAGTGATGCCAAAATTCATAAAAATCAGTTTGTGGAAAGGCACATCAAAAAGGTAGCCTGCCAGACCTGCCACATCCCGACGATCGCCAAAAGCCTGCCTACCAAGGTTTGGTGGGACTGGTCAAAAGCCGGCAAAAACATCAAACCGAAGAAGGATGCCTTCGGCATGGATGATTATCTGAAAATAAAAGGAGAATTCAAATGGAACAAAAACTTTGCTCCGGAACTGCTCTGGTACAACGGCAAGGCCGATAGAATTCTTCCCGGCGACAAGATCAACCCGGCCAAGGTTGTCAAATTAAATAGCCCGCAGGGCAATCGTTTCGATAAGAATTCCAAGCTCATGCCCTTCAAGGTCATGCGGGGGAAACAGCCATATGACTCCGGCAATAACACCATGGCTTTTGCAAAATTATTTAACGGCTACTGGAAAGACTTCAACTGGGACAAGGCGATTGAAGAAGGAATGAAGGCCGGCGGCCAGCCCTACAGTGGAAAATACGGCTTTGTGGAAACCAGTATGGCGCTGCCCGTCAACCACATGGTTGCCCCCAAAGAGAAGGCTTTCCGCTGCACGGCCTGCCATGGCTCCCATGGGAAGCTTGACTGGAAAGCGCTGGGGTATGAAAATGACCCGATCCTGAAAAAGAAGAAATAAACCCCATTTTATTCCAGCGGGCTTCCCCTGCCAACGGGAAGTCCGCTGGAATTATTATCAATTTAAAAACCGCCCTTGCCCGCCAAGCCTGCGCCTGCTATAAGCCCCGCCGAATGAATTTGCATTCAAAAACGCGATCATCTTATTTACAAAGGGGATCTGCCATACTATTTCATTCGGGAGATTAAGAATACTTGATTTACATCAAAGAGTTAAGCCTTTCCTTTACCGACCGGAAGATCTTCGACAATCTCAACTGGACAATCCCGGACCGCAGCCGGGTCGGTCTTGTCGGCGACAACGGGGCGGGGAAAACAACCCTCTTGAAGATAATTGCCGGCATCCTTGAGCCGGACAAGGGTTCAATAGAAATATCCAACCGCAAAAAGGCGACCATCGGCTACCTCCCGCAGGATCTTGTGGAACTTGATCCCATTCCCCTCTTGGAATTTGTCCGGATTAAAAGCGGCGTCTCCGATCTGGAAAAGGAGCTGAAACTCTGCGAAGAAGCCCTTTCCAACTCCAGCGGCAATGACGATGATCACGAAAAACTTTTATCCGATTACGAACGAAGTACGGCCCTCTTTGATGCGAAAAACGGCTATGCCTTCGAGGCCCGGGCAAAGCAGATGCTCGCCGGCTTCGGATTTCAGGAAACTGATTTTCTCAAGAACTGCGCCGACTTCTCCGGCGGCTGGAAAATGCGGATCATGCTTTCCG contains these protein-coding regions:
- a CDS encoding CBS domain-containing protein, coding for MANMIPNQQNSELFIFFSELLGKKIIDPRGNSVGRLLDLIVNIDETYPHVTGARLRLEKNRKIRLFSSQGFYFTDGHFTASFADDDLPPDKELAASELMLKEALLDKQVVDTDGAKIRRVNDLQFLIANNELYLVHVDVGFHGLLRRVGLKPLFGFVLRALFDYEMSDQLISWKFVQMISSPDLLQLTIAQNRLGQLHPADLADIIEDLDIHQRKAVFNALDVETAAETLEETDPKVQVSLIEGLSTEDASDIIEEMSLSEAADLLGDLSPEKVEGILNEMEKDAADDMKELLAHPEEKAGGLMTTAYPSFSPNCTVAEALQAIRADADDLDLIYYSYVVDEQEHILGVVSLRELLAAEPEASLSGIMDTRVIFVNVEEKKRQIADDFFKYGLLAIPVVDDDEQLKGVILFKNLLEVIAAKLGR
- a CDS encoding tetrathionate reductase family octaheme c-type cytochrome → MRIKIVAVAALLGAVSASTAFAEVDHAQFVEGAAFKNGQEVTAKCLECHDKEAADLMKTTHWKWSKEQNVNGKKMELGKKNVINNFCLAVPGNWPSCTICHAGYDWKDGSYDFSKAENVDCLACHDTTGTYKKVSPAVQPDPKLDLAKLAQKVGATSRKSCGSCHFYGGGGDHVKHGDLDSSLTNPTGDIDVHMGGQAKMECTGCHSAEKHAIKGQSLTVADSNAERIACTDCHSDAKIHKNQFVERHIKKVACQTCHIPTIAKSLPTKVWWDWSKAGKNIKPKKDAFGMDDYLKIKGEFKWNKNFAPELLWYNGKADRILPGDKINPAKVVKLNSPQGNRFDKNSKLMPFKVMRGKQPYDSGNNTMAFAKLFNGYWKDFNWDKAIEEGMKAGGQPYSGKYGFVETSMALPVNHMVAPKEKAFRCTACHGSHGKLDWKALGYENDPILKKKK